Proteins encoded in a region of the Rutidosis leptorrhynchoides isolate AG116_Rl617_1_P2 chromosome 9, CSIRO_AGI_Rlap_v1, whole genome shotgun sequence genome:
- the LOC139868834 gene encoding uncharacterized protein encodes MATANRDALVVGSDTHPPMLFEGLKGEQTKYLWESFLNGPKISLHPDTGAVLKPYELQGEEAKRAQADIDSRSIIMQALPNDMYKSVSSLKSGKELLDEITRQLEGYNQFDQTKLDIALAMYEDYFQKPDEPLKECYRRFCEVFNELKKVGVKKENQELNMKFLKKLNATWTPYGNNFRASKNTKKYNIHEVVGKLMNHQPDVLAVQNPKSNLAETSDPMALFVNKSSTKTPSNRSNSLKAKQTISSDEDTYSDVDEEHRDLVKAATMFSKQLNLRRSSGGFSKNNNNRTSSSSSYYKKPETSTTQYRAPDNKDPDNVCFNCGKTGHFARECRLTKRKDVEYYKKKMLLAQDAEKGKVLKASDDVWLNWSDSE; translated from the exons ATGGCTACTGCAAATCGTGATGCTTTGGTCGTGGGCTCGGATACCCATCCTCCAATGCTGTTCGAGGGACT AAAAGGAGAACAAACCAAATACCTCTGGGAATCATTTCTCAATGGACCTAAGATCTCACTTCACCCTGACACTGGCGCGGTTCTAAAACCCTATGAACTCCAGGGTGAAGAAGCCAAGAGAGCTCAAGCCGATATCGATTCCAGGTCTATTATCATGCAAGCCCTTCCTAATGACATGTACAAGTCCGTCAGCTCTCTGAAATCCGGAAAAGAACTTCTAGATGAAATCACCCGTCAACTGGAAGGATACAACCAATTTGATCAGACAAAACTTGACATAGCTCTTGCAATGTATGAGGACTACTTTCAGAAACCCGATGAACCTCTAAAGGAATGCTACAGACGTTTCTGTGAAGTCTTTAATGAGCTAAAGAAGGTTGGAGTGAAAAAGGAAAATCAAGAGCTGAACATGAAATTTCTGAAGAAACTAAATGCCACTTGGACACCATACGGAAACAACTTTCGTGCCTCCAAAaacaccaagaagtacaacatCCATGAAGTTGTAGGGAAACTAATGAATCATCAACCTGATGTTCTAGCTGTCCAAAACCCTAAATCCAACCTCGCTGAAACCAGTGATCCAATGGCTCTGTTTGTTAACAAAAGCTCCACCAAAACCCCTTCCAACCGCTCCAACTCACTCAAAGCAAAACAAACCATTTCCTCTGATGAAGATACATACTCTGATGTTGATGAAGAACATCGAGATCTCGTCAAGGCTGCCACAATGTTCAGCAAGCAACTGAATCTCAGGAGATCATCTGGAGGTTTtagcaaaaacaacaacaatcgaacCTCATCCAGCTCTTCATACTACAAAAAACCCGAAACCTCAACCACTCAATACCGGGCCCCTGACAACAAGGACCCTGATAATGTTTGTTTTAACTGTGGTAAAACAGGTCACTTTGCACGAGAATGCAGACTAACCAAACGAAAGGATGTCGAGTACTACAAGAAAAAGATGTTGCTAGCCCAAGATGCCGAAAAGGGGAAGGTCCTCAAAGCCTCAGATGATGTTTGGCTAAACTGGTCAGACAGTGAATAG